The following are encoded in a window of Pecten maximus chromosome 17, xPecMax1.1, whole genome shotgun sequence genomic DNA:
- the LOC117315102 gene encoding cell wall protein DAN4-like codes for MTWTDAKKYCKKWNGRLIVLDSQEKWDYFTAHSKYQEYRLNETVQWIDMKFNDTFTCEWKDVSLITSGQTRSIEQTTTSEMEAAYVESTVSSPHFSKPETDVSSITSSTRSTPEKDVSTAASSTRSTPESDVSSAVSFTTSSTSPQTETDVLSTTLSTPSTSGTKEPATVSPTTTTTEAEIMTSFDSPTSTTPVISTTTALILSGVENDTCSRCCLLKNQTKLNQYELEEILHFLRLQLAVNKSTLSVQRRKLVNVYDSRPSSAAMGGVAYVILATVLGVIVVPDRIAFARFLYERSRPQRKNLAI; via the exons ATGACTTGGACAGACGCCAAGAAATACTGTAAGAAATGGAATGGTCGTCTTATTGTGCTAGATAGTCAGGAAAAGTGGGACTACTTCACGGCTCACAGCAAATACCAGGAATATCGACT GAACGAGACGGTACAGTGGATTGATATGAAATTTAATGACACTTTTACGTGCGAATGGAAAG ATGTTTCACTCATCACGTCGGGACAAACAAGGTCTATCGAACAGACAACGACATCTGAAATGGAGGCAGCTTATGTGGAATCGACGGTTTCATCGCCACATTTCAGCAAACCTGAGACTGACGTGTCGTCTATTACCTCCTCCACAAGGTCCACACCAGAAAAAGACGTGTCGACTGCTGCCTCTTCTACAAGGTCCACACCAGAATCGGACGTGTCATCTGCTGTTTCCTTTACGACATCCTCTACGTCACCACAAACAGAAACTGATGTGCTGTCTACTACTTTATCTACGCCATCAACGTCAGGCACGAAGGAGCCGGCTACTGTTTCCCCTACGACTACAACGACTGAAGCAgaaattatgacgtcatttgatTCGCCTACATCTACCACGCCAGTCATATCAACCACTACCGCTCTGATTCTTTCTGGCGTAGAAAATGACACTTGCAGTAGATGTTGTCTCCTGAAAAACCAGACAAAACTTAACCAGTATGAACTTGAAGAGATCCTGCATTTTTTGAGGCTGCAGTTGGCTGTAAACAAAAGCACACTATCCGTCCAGAGGCGTAAACTCGTGAACGTGTATGACTCCCGTCCGAGTAGCGCTGCCATGGGAGGTGTGGCTTACGTCATCCTAGCCACGGTTCTCGGAGTGATCGTTGTACCTGATAGAATCGCATTTGCTAGGTTCCTATACGAACGCTCTCGGCCGCAGCGCAAGAACTTGGCTATATAA